CACCATTCACATGGGCTGTCATGACTACGAACATCCATTCCAGTGCAACATCTGTGGACACATGTGCACAGACAAATATGACTTTGCGTGCCACTTTGCCCGTGGCCAACATAAAAAGTGATTCCTTGTGGCAGAGAAGCACATGGAGTCAGAGATCCTTGTGTTTTCGGTAAATTGTATTAAACAGTCACACTggctttatatttttgtttttgtagagtTTACTATCAATTTTACACTCACTAACTGCACTATATACTTGGCTTACGACAGCTCTACACAACTTTCAACTACAAGctttttgacattattttgacTGAATACAACGACAGACACATATTACACAATAGCGTAGTTTGCAGTGTTAGGAAACCGACCTTTGTCctttgtgtttcattgtgaTTTTGCAGTGAGTCACCAGGGCTTCACAGTAAATCACAAATACACAGGCAActacattttaacaaacaaaataatcaacagtatttaaaaatgaacacaggTATTCACTGCAGGGCTGATAACCTGTCATTTGTCCACCAACTGTATATCTGTTAATCTAAAGTTTCTGTCTCAGTTAAATCAGCTGGACACGTTTTATTGTGATGAGGTGAAGTGGGATGTTTAGAGACCGATGAACTGATCAACTTGTTTTCTGTTCAAAACTTAACTTTATGTTCAGCTAATCTTTAAAATCCTGCTCATGCTCTATTTATTAATACCTCACTTCATAAATTGTAGAAGACCTCCTATCAAATCAGTCAATATTTTAGATAGATTtacactgtttttttaaaatattatttataccCCTGAAACTCTTTTCTGAGTATTTATAAATTGTCTTTTGAGTGGTTTTGTGGTTCTGTATTTAGCAATTTTTTTAGCACAAAATCAAAGCTCACTGTAGCCACTTCTAATTTGTGTAGTAGCCAATATTGAGACACTGTAAAGATTCAGGGTAACACTGTGACTATAAGATGTAATGTGATGttcagttcctttttttttttgtttacttttaaatagAAGTTTTGGATTTCATGGAAATCTTTGTTTAATGTCTCAAGACTTTAACTTGTTCGGTTTGTATAATCTTATGGACAGAAAATGGGAATCATCACTGGGATGTTTATCCATTTTAACCTTAAGTATATGATGTGTGTCCTgacaaacaagataaaaatgttaTCTCGTCAAGATTTCATACCCTGTTTGTAGACGATTGATGTGGATTTTGAAGAAAGTTAGAACttaaaaatttgtttttatatgtcaTAATAAATTATTGAAGGgatacatacatttattaagTGTTTCACTTAGTTCCCCAATGTTCCACAAACCGAAGAGGAAGTgacaagtaaaagtacattttatttaaattgtatattcAATTACATATCCACACATCCACTTGTGACTTGATACAGTCAAATCTAGTTGTGAAAAGGTCATTTATGgtcatatattatttttaacaaGATTTCCTTTTTCTCACGGTCGAAAACATCCACTGCACTTTTCACCACGCGCTCCACATCCATGTCCTCCTCCTGAGAGAAAGACgggtcctgcagcagctgctctcgCAGGCTGCGAAGAAATGTCGCCTTGGATTCATTCAGCTGCGAGGCCAAAGATCTCATGTGTTCAGAGGACACTTGATTTTCTGAAATGAAGGTGACAAAATTACCATTATGAAGTGCTGCAAATGACAAACCGAGTACAATGTCATGTGTACGATATCAATGAACCTCCTGTCTGACCTCTGGCGGTCCTCATGGCTTCGGAGATGAGGCGTCGACAGGCCTGGTCAGCTTGGTGAAACACACTTGTGGCACACTTCAGACGGTCGGCTTCCTGCACAGCACGAGAACAAAGCAGCTCAATTCTCCACTTCTGCAGTCGCACATTTAAAACCCACTATTGACAGGTTTAGGAGAGCTGTGGTGGGTGAGGAGGGGGTCAACACACCTTTTGCTCAGTGTTGTCCTCTACCGGGCTCAGCGGGTTTCTCAGCGCAGAGGAGATCAACTCTGTCACCCTCTGGCTGAGGACAAGCGACACGGGAGAGGAGAAATAGACAGAGGCAAACAATTAATACCTGAACAAGGCACTTTGGTAAAACAAGTGCTTACTCTGCTGTCTTACATGTCAAGTTTAGACAAATTATCCGTGGTGTTGAGCGAAATGCTTTGCGTCTCCCACGTGTTCTTCTGTGGATTCGGGGGCTCCAGACGCTTTCCCATCTCCAGAATCACCTCGGTGGGAACGGGTTCAGGCCTCTGCTGGTTTCTGCTGATGCAGGACTCCACATCACAGTGAAGATACACCTGGCAGAACCCCAGTGAATCTGCAAAGACAGTTGATGCAAGAGGATGGTTTATGAATATACAATGTTtataaatggacaaaaacatgCATAAACAATATGCATTATGTTAGTGGCTTGCGTtgaatacagaaaacaaagtgcTTACACTTTCTTGCAAGTTGGAACACTTCGTATCTCATGCTCGGATAGTAGAAGTTATCATCcagcagaaagagaagtggTGCCCGGTTGGCCTGAGAGGGGTCCACAGCTTcgggctgcagcagcacacgGACGCATTGTTCCCAGGCAGCAGTGTTGATCTGTCGGCCGCTCAGCAGCTCTGCCGACACCTCAGGTGACTTCAAGAGCAGCTCGATGCACTGCAGCActgcctgtctgtgtgactTCCATTCAGTGTGCTggaaaagattttaaaaaaaacactttccaaTCGATAGAACTTTTTATAAGGGCAAAAAtaatatcaagataaaaattgTCATATTATTTCTTATAAGAGTGAAGGTTGTGCTTTTAAACTCTTATTTATAACAAACACTTCATAAAAAGCGAAAGATTTTACTAATCTGAGGTAGATCCATTATGTGttgtacctcctcactgtgcacaaTACATGAGCCTTACATCGATATATATTGAATCTATCTTATATTCCTCTTGATAAAAATTATGTGGCGAtaaatattgatgtttttaatggCCCAGCTCTACTTTAAATGAATGTCGAAAGtatgaaactgaatttacacTGTTAAAAGTAGTATGAATATTTACAGGAGACACAATATCTAGGGACTTacaataagagagagagaaagagagatagatgTAACCTTATCAACTATTTGCTTTATGAATtgcataataatgataataacagtTACCAGAGCCCAAATTGACCTTATTCAAATAGTTTGATGTGACCTACCACCAGTCCAAGCCAATTCAAGAGATGTTAACtttatgtaaaattaaaaatagtAACAAGTGAAAAATGGCAGCTAGTGAAATATTGGTATTTTCCTTTTCCACCCccaacatattaaaaaccatCGTTGATTGTCAGAATAGGTTTTGATCATCTCCGCTCTACCTGATTGTACTTCCTCTTTCTCACTTATTCATTTGAATTCTCCTAAAATTAAGCTTTAATCCCTGTGTATCCTATTTGTAGTTGAGGATTGAACATTACTGTTAAAATTATTTACATTCTGCTCTCCTGGTTGTGGATCTGATGGAGTTTGGCATCATTGAACTCCATGGGACTTATCTGGACGCTGAACTCTTAGTAAAAAAATCTCCAAATCAAACTC
This is a stretch of genomic DNA from Hippoglossus stenolepis isolate QCI-W04-F060 chromosome 21, HSTE1.2, whole genome shotgun sequence. It encodes these proteins:
- the LOC118100964 gene encoding L-seryl-tRNA(Sec) kinase is translated as MAAGEDGGRAPVCLCVLCGLPAAGKSSLGLTVLSTAAQLGWRATVVPYDDLIPGQAFHPRVEEEEDGAMHTEWKSHRQAVLQCIELLLKSPEVSAELLSGRQINTAAWEQCVRVLLQPEAVDPSQANRAPLLFLLDDNFYYPSMRYEVFQLARKYSLGFCQVYLHCDVESCISRNQQRPEPVPTEVILEMGKRLEPPNPQKNTWETQSISLNTTDNLSKLDIQRVTELISSALRNPLSPVEDNTEQKEADRLKCATSVFHQADQACRRLISEAMRTARENQVSSEHMRSLASQLNESKATFLRSLREQLLQDPSFSQEEDMDVERVVKSAVDVFDREKKEILLKIIYDHK